In Leptospira bourretii, a genomic segment contains:
- a CDS encoding tRNA dihydrouridine synthase, translating into MRILLAPMEGLLDYRLRDTLTQVGGFDECVSEFIRVNDTLLPSHRFYRYVPELYEGCRTRAGVPVKVQLLGSDINCMAENASKVASLGAYGIDINFGCPAPTVNRNRGGAALLKEPDQMFAIVKAIRKAVPSIIPVTAKMRLGYDSTEQALVCAKALEEGGAEEIVVHARTKTDGYKPPAYWDWIHKIGSTVKIPVVANGEIWTEEDALRCKEISGCQDIMIGRGAVANPALALMIRGVKNENLSWDEVKRILYRYWQSLEADMEVKSRAGRIKQWLHYLTRQYPEAERDFEIVKRLTNKEDFKKYLESPVKPT; encoded by the coding sequence TTGCGTATCTTACTTGCACCTATGGAAGGACTTCTTGACTACCGACTTCGTGACACTCTCACGCAAGTGGGTGGTTTTGACGAATGTGTTAGTGAATTCATTCGAGTGAACGATACACTCCTTCCATCACATAGGTTCTACAGATATGTTCCCGAATTGTATGAAGGTTGTCGTACAAGAGCTGGAGTTCCTGTCAAAGTACAGTTGTTAGGTTCCGATATCAACTGTATGGCGGAGAACGCAAGTAAGGTGGCATCTCTTGGGGCGTATGGGATCGATATTAATTTTGGATGTCCGGCTCCCACAGTCAACCGAAACCGGGGAGGAGCAGCTCTTCTCAAAGAACCAGACCAGATGTTTGCCATTGTAAAGGCCATTAGAAAAGCGGTTCCTTCGATCATTCCAGTCACTGCAAAAATGAGATTAGGTTACGATTCCACCGAACAGGCGCTTGTCTGTGCAAAAGCCTTGGAAGAAGGAGGAGCCGAAGAAATAGTAGTCCACGCAAGAACCAAAACGGACGGATACAAACCTCCTGCCTATTGGGATTGGATTCATAAAATTGGATCAACTGTCAAAATTCCAGTCGTTGCCAATGGTGAAATTTGGACTGAAGAAGATGCGCTCCGGTGTAAAGAAATCTCTGGTTGCCAAGACATTATGATTGGTCGTGGTGCTGTTGCTAACCCAGCTCTTGCGTTGATGATCAGAGGAGTAAAAAATGAAAATCTTTCTTGGGATGAAGTCAAAAGAATTTTATATCGGTATTGGCAAAGTTTAGAAGCAGATATGGAAGTTAAAAGTCGGGCGGGAAGAATCAAACAGTGGTTACACTATTTGACCCGCCAATATCCTGAAGCCGAAAGAGACTTTGAAATTGTGAAACGACTGACAAACAAGGAAGATTTTAAAAAGTATTTGGAATCGCCTGTAAAACCTACTTAA
- a CDS encoding DUF2721 domain-containing protein, giving the protein MFESFSNSEILSGMITPAVLVSACASLIFSTANRLGRIFDRVNLLKSEVELLLDGKRSFHTERMIYMRHQLSVQKKRAVLIQRSMAFLYLATSLFVISSLTLAITLAFAKGYTWIPTVAAITGGICLFLASALLFYESRYNLTFINRQIEFTEFLERELQKK; this is encoded by the coding sequence ATGTTCGAATCGTTTTCCAACTCTGAAATCCTTTCCGGTATGATCACCCCAGCAGTCCTTGTTTCTGCTTGTGCTAGTTTGATATTTTCCACAGCCAATCGGCTTGGGCGTATTTTTGATCGAGTGAATCTTCTAAAATCGGAAGTGGAACTTCTATTAGACGGGAAAAGAAGTTTTCACACAGAACGAATGATCTATATGCGCCACCAACTTTCTGTCCAAAAAAAAAGAGCGGTCCTCATCCAAAGGTCCATGGCTTTTTTGTATTTGGCAACTTCTCTCTTTGTGATTTCGAGTTTGACATTGGCCATCACTCTTGCCTTTGCCAAAGGCTATACCTGGATCCCTACTGTGGCTGCCATCACTGGAGGAATTTGTCTGTTTCTTGCCAGTGCTCTTCTTTTTTACGAAAGCAGATACAACTTAACATTCATTAATCGACAAATTGAATTTACGGAATTTTTAGAAAGAGAATTACAAAAGAAATAA